In Aminobacterium sp. MB27-C1, a single genomic region encodes these proteins:
- the frr gene encoding ribosome recycling factor yields the protein MPKQEIKTMKDKMDKVIDHLKEEYIGIRTGRAHPGLVSDIKIDYYGSQTPIKQLATISVPEARQIVIAPFDKSVLKGIEKAIQASSLGINPQNDGENVRLTLPELTKERRVELSKVVAKYAEEARIAVRNLRRDSNDVLKKMEKDSTISEDDLRKYTKEVQDITDDYIKKIDEILKSKEKEIIEGD from the coding sequence GTGCCTAAACAAGAGATTAAGACTATGAAAGACAAGATGGACAAGGTTATTGATCATTTGAAGGAAGAGTACATCGGTATTCGTACAGGACGGGCTCATCCAGGTTTGGTAAGTGACATTAAAATTGACTACTACGGAAGTCAGACACCTATTAAACAATTGGCCACTATTTCTGTTCCAGAAGCCCGACAGATTGTTATTGCTCCTTTTGATAAATCCGTACTTAAAGGAATTGAAAAAGCAATACAGGCTTCATCTTTGGGTATTAACCCTCAAAATGATGGAGAAAATGTTCGCCTTACATTGCCAGAGCTTACAAAAGAGCGGCGTGTAGAGTTATCTAAAGTTGTGGCTAAATATGCTGAAGAGGCAAGAATAGCTGTTCGAAACCTTCGCAGAGACAGTAATGATGTTCTTAAAAAAATGGAAAAAGATTCTACCATTAGCGAAGACGACTTGAGAAAATATACAAAGGAAGTTCAGGATATTACTGACGACTACATAAAAAAAATAGACGAGATACTTAAGTCCAAAGAAAAAGAAATAATCGAAGGCGACTAG
- a CDS encoding NCS2 family permease codes for MASWLERYFKVREAGSDVRTEILAGITTFMTMAYIIFVNPSIMEKAGMPFGAVMTATCVASAFATLLMAFLANYPIALSVGMGLNAFFAFGVVLGMGISWQTALAAIFTEGVIFILLTLTRIREGVVNAIPTSLKIGISTGIGLFITFIGLQSAGIIVNNDAVLVGMGNLKSSTSLLAILGFFIMVILEARRVRGAILWGILIITAISIPLGVTAMPKGLISMPPSLAPIFAQLDFSSFMNPNFWIVVFTFFFVDFFDTVGTLVGVTNRAGMLDSEGKLPRAKEALLADAIGTSAGAILGTSTVTSYVESASGVEQGGRTGLTALTTAVLFLLALFFSPLVAVVPACATAPALVMVGIFMTMSLKQFDFAEWTDLVPACIAIFTMPFSYSIAAGIEFGVISFVIIKYMTGKKHQVSPMMIFLFVVFLLKEIFF; via the coding sequence ATGGCTTCGTGGCTCGAAAGATATTTTAAAGTGCGGGAGGCTGGTAGTGACGTCCGTACAGAAATTTTAGCTGGAATAACGACTTTCATGACGATGGCATACATTATTTTTGTTAATCCAAGCATTATGGAAAAGGCTGGAATGCCTTTCGGAGCAGTTATGACAGCGACATGTGTAGCAAGTGCTTTTGCTACTCTTCTTATGGCTTTTTTAGCGAACTATCCAATCGCTTTATCGGTAGGAATGGGACTTAACGCATTTTTCGCTTTTGGTGTTGTTCTCGGAATGGGAATCAGTTGGCAAACAGCATTAGCCGCTATTTTTACTGAAGGCGTTATTTTTATACTTCTCACATTGACTCGTATACGAGAAGGCGTTGTTAACGCTATCCCCACCTCTCTTAAAATTGGTATTTCTACTGGAATCGGCCTCTTTATCACATTTATTGGTCTTCAAAGTGCTGGAATCATTGTCAATAATGACGCAGTTCTTGTCGGAATGGGAAATCTAAAAAGTTCTACCTCTCTTTTAGCTATTTTAGGATTTTTCATTATGGTTATTTTGGAAGCTCGACGTGTTCGAGGAGCTATCCTCTGGGGAATACTCATCATTACAGCTATCAGTATCCCTTTAGGTGTTACAGCCATGCCCAAGGGGCTTATCTCTATGCCTCCCTCTCTTGCTCCTATCTTTGCTCAACTTGATTTTTCTTCATTCATGAACCCTAACTTCTGGATTGTCGTCTTCACTTTCTTCTTTGTTGACTTTTTCGATACTGTCGGAACACTCGTAGGAGTTACAAATCGCGCAGGAATGCTTGATTCTGAAGGCAAGCTTCCCAGAGCAAAAGAAGCGCTTCTCGCTGATGCTATTGGAACATCTGCGGGAGCAATCTTGGGGACATCTACAGTAACTTCTTACGTTGAAAGTGCCAGCGGCGTAGAACAAGGTGGACGAACAGGCCTCACTGCATTAACAACTGCCGTACTTTTCCTTCTTGCCCTTTTCTTCAGTCCGCTCGTTGCAGTTGTTCCAGCGTGTGCTACTGCTCCAGCTCTGGTTATGGTCGGAATTTTCATGACAATGAGTTTAAAACAATTCGATTTTGCAGAATGGACAGATCTCGTTCCGGCTTGCATAGCTATTTTTACCATGCCCTTTAGCTACAGCATCGCTGCAGGAATTGAGTTTGGAGTCATCAGTTTTGTAATCATTAAGTACATGACAGGCAAAAAGCATCAAGTCAGCCCGATGATGATTTTCCTTTTTGTCGTCTTTTTGTTGAAGGAAATTTTCTTCTAA
- a CDS encoding D-glycerate dehydrogenase, with translation MVLPKVYITQRILEEGRQLLDGRVDYRMWEGDGAPDRETLLREVENVDGLLSMLADTIDETLFRKAPRLKVVSQHAVGYDNIDVDAATRHGVLICNTPNVLTDATADLAFTLLLAVARRLVECGGYLRNGQWTTWYPDMWLGMDTAGKKLGIIGFGQIGQAMARRAKGFGMSISYYNPSAKPQAERKLNAKRVSLEELLRTSDYVSIHCPLNDNTRKLIGEKELKMMKSTAILINTSRGPVIDQQALYKALSEKWIWGAGLDVFEKEPVPLNEPLLTLPNVTVMPHMGSATYDSRGGMSRLAAQNLLDALEGRYPAHVVNSSLLDRD, from the coding sequence TTGGTTTTACCGAAAGTCTATATAACGCAGCGCATTCTTGAAGAAGGCCGCCAGTTACTTGATGGCAGGGTTGATTATAGAATGTGGGAGGGGGATGGCGCTCCCGACCGTGAAACCTTGTTACGAGAGGTAGAAAACGTAGATGGTCTTTTATCGATGCTTGCTGATACTATTGATGAAACGTTGTTTAGGAAGGCGCCACGTCTTAAAGTTGTCAGTCAACATGCAGTGGGATACGACAATATTGATGTAGATGCCGCAACTCGTCATGGTGTTTTGATCTGTAATACTCCGAATGTTTTGACTGATGCAACGGCTGATTTGGCGTTTACGTTACTTTTGGCAGTAGCTCGTCGACTTGTTGAATGCGGAGGCTATTTGCGCAACGGTCAGTGGACTACGTGGTATCCAGATATGTGGTTGGGAATGGATACCGCAGGTAAAAAGTTGGGTATTATTGGTTTTGGCCAGATTGGTCAGGCAATGGCTCGACGTGCTAAGGGGTTTGGAATGTCTATTTCTTACTATAACCCTTCTGCTAAACCGCAAGCCGAGAGGAAATTGAACGCTAAGCGTGTTTCCCTTGAAGAGTTGCTTCGCACTTCTGATTACGTATCAATTCATTGCCCATTGAATGATAATACGCGAAAATTAATAGGCGAAAAAGAATTGAAAATGATGAAGTCTACAGCCATTCTTATTAACACGTCTCGTGGTCCTGTTATAGATCAGCAAGCCTTATATAAAGCATTATCGGAGAAATGGATATGGGGGGCAGGACTTGATGTATTTGAGAAGGAACCCGTTCCTTTAAACGAGCCATTGCTCACACTTCCAAATGTAACTGTGATGCCCCATATGGGCAGCGCGACATATGATAGTAGAGGGGGAATGAGTCGTCTTGCAGCTCAAAACCTGCTTGATGCACTCGAAGGTCGCTACCCAGCCCATGTTGTGAATTCTTCTCTTTTAGATAGAGATTAA
- a CDS encoding pyridoxal phosphate-dependent aminotransferase, which produces MHISQRARRMEPSATLAVVAKAKALKREGKPVISFGAGEPDFPSPSSALRYAEEAMQKGQTHYTPASGIPELKDAACEYYKNHFGLTYESNQVLVGAGAKPLLYEALGCLIDPGDEVLVFTPAWVSYVEQIRLFEGKEVLIDTSNTGYVPDLDVVRKAITPRTRCMMINTPNNPTGAIYDEKTLKGLAEIAVENNIAIIYDEIYERLVYGEAKHHQILNVCPEAKDITIIINGVSKAFAMTGWRIGYALGPTDVIAKMGSFQGHLTSNACSVAQWAALGALREAENDVVAMHDEFSKRRDIIINLLKEMPHIQFQEPEGAFYVWINVEKTFGKKHGDTVITDDSSFCTALLESKYVAGVPGRAFMVPGNMRVSYSNSAEEIREGMRRLKEFLEELQ; this is translated from the coding sequence ATGCATATTTCTCAACGGGCACGCAGGATGGAACCCTCAGCTACCCTCGCCGTCGTCGCTAAAGCCAAAGCACTAAAACGTGAAGGAAAACCTGTGATTTCTTTCGGAGCAGGAGAGCCTGATTTTCCCTCCCCGTCATCAGCGCTGCGATACGCTGAGGAAGCCATGCAGAAGGGACAAACCCATTACACCCCGGCTTCTGGTATCCCCGAACTTAAAGACGCTGCATGTGAATACTACAAGAATCATTTCGGGCTTACATACGAAAGCAATCAGGTTTTGGTAGGTGCTGGAGCAAAACCCCTTCTTTATGAAGCTCTCGGTTGTCTTATTGATCCAGGTGACGAAGTATTAGTCTTTACCCCTGCATGGGTAAGCTATGTTGAACAAATTCGCCTCTTTGAAGGAAAAGAAGTTCTTATTGACACATCTAACACTGGCTATGTACCAGACCTTGATGTGGTTCGCAAAGCTATTACTCCACGAACACGCTGCATGATGATAAATACTCCCAACAACCCAACTGGCGCTATTTATGATGAAAAGACACTTAAAGGACTTGCAGAAATTGCCGTAGAGAATAATATAGCGATCATTTATGACGAAATTTATGAAAGACTTGTATATGGAGAAGCTAAACATCATCAAATTCTCAATGTCTGCCCAGAAGCTAAAGATATCACCATCATTATCAATGGCGTAAGTAAAGCCTTTGCCATGACAGGATGGCGCATTGGTTATGCCTTAGGCCCAACTGATGTGATTGCTAAAATGGGCTCCTTCCAGGGACATTTGACATCAAATGCTTGCTCAGTAGCTCAGTGGGCAGCTCTTGGAGCACTCCGAGAGGCAGAAAATGATGTCGTAGCAATGCACGATGAATTCAGCAAACGTAGAGATATCATCATCAATCTTCTTAAAGAAATGCCCCATATCCAGTTTCAAGAACCAGAAGGTGCTTTTTACGTATGGATTAACGTAGAGAAGACTTTCGGCAAAAAGCATGGAGATACAGTCATTACAGATGATAGCTCTTTCTGCACTGCCCTTCTAGAGAGTAAATATGTTGCAGGCGTACCAGGAAGAGCCTTTATGGTTCCTGGGAATATGCGCGTTTCTTACTCGAATTCGGCAGAAGAAATTCGCGAAGGAATGCGAAGACTCAAAGAATTCCTTGAAGAACTTCAATAA
- the hpf gene encoding ribosome hibernation-promoting factor, HPF/YfiA family — protein MDVRFVARNAIIDDELRDYMRGKVSKLDKFFNRILDNQVLVSFGRGMHNVEITSNANGVIMRSEESAPDMRKAFDKALKNIERQIKRHNAYLKDRAQLRTHDVSFNLEGFSESEPSVSVEEEIVKVKRFPLRPMTAKEATMQMDLLGHEFFLFKNVETGTVNVVYRRKNGGFGLLEPID, from the coding sequence ATGGACGTACGCTTTGTAGCACGAAATGCTATTATTGACGACGAGCTCCGAGATTATATGAGAGGAAAGGTTTCAAAACTAGATAAGTTTTTTAACCGGATCCTTGATAATCAGGTGTTGGTGAGCTTTGGTCGGGGGATGCACAACGTTGAAATAACCTCCAACGCTAATGGTGTAATAATGCGAAGTGAGGAAAGTGCGCCGGATATGCGGAAGGCCTTCGATAAGGCACTAAAGAATATCGAACGTCAGATTAAACGTCATAACGCCTATCTCAAAGACAGAGCACAGTTACGTACCCATGATGTTTCTTTTAATCTCGAAGGCTTTTCTGAAAGTGAACCATCGGTGTCTGTAGAGGAAGAAATAGTAAAAGTGAAGCGTTTCCCTCTTCGTCCCATGACAGCTAAGGAAGCAACGATGCAGATGGATCTTCTTGGACATGAGTTTTTCCTCTTTAAAAACGTAGAAACTGGAACAGTTAATGTAGTGTATAGACGTAAAAACGGAGGGTTCGGACTTCTCGAACCTATCGACTAG
- the hypA gene encoding hydrogenase maturation nickel metallochaperone HypA: MHEMSLVESVIESLLQLKEQYGWERVEKVTLHVGAMRQVIPDVMIFAYQIATEHTPLEGSKMEIIEVPMHFRCKKCLKEWGEDQMDFVCPFCGGFDVDVLSGMELDIESVEVQECHGESV; the protein is encoded by the coding sequence ATGCACGAAATGTCTCTTGTCGAGTCGGTGATAGAATCTCTACTTCAGCTCAAAGAACAATATGGTTGGGAACGCGTAGAAAAAGTAACCCTCCATGTCGGTGCGATGCGTCAGGTTATTCCTGATGTCATGATTTTTGCCTATCAGATAGCGACAGAACATACTCCCCTAGAAGGTTCCAAAATGGAAATAATCGAAGTACCAATGCATTTCCGATGTAAAAAATGTCTTAAAGAATGGGGAGAAGATCAAATGGACTTTGTCTGTCCCTTTTGTGGTGGTTTTGACGTAGATGTTTTATCTGGCATGGAGTTGGATATTGAGTCAGTGGAGGTGCAGGAGTGTCATGGCGAAAGTGTATAA
- the hypB gene encoding hydrogenase nickel incorporation protein HypB: MAKVYKIKQSVMAADEEYARRMREETLRRGILVINIIGSPGAGKTTLLEATKKKASFRFAVIEGDIATSRDAERLAKLEVPAIQINTHGGCHLEANLVSEAFKELPLDNLDVIFIENVGNLVCPAEFDIGEDMKVAVSSLPEGADKPLKYPHLFSEAKAVLLTKMDLVPYIPFDMDLYKNDLKHLNPNVNYIEVEALQGKGIDEWVRLIESWIKEKRSV, translated from the coding sequence ATGGCGAAAGTGTATAAAATTAAGCAATCGGTAATGGCAGCTGATGAAGAATATGCTCGTCGTATGCGTGAGGAAACTCTTCGTCGAGGGATTCTCGTTATCAATATTATAGGTTCACCTGGAGCAGGTAAAACCACTCTCCTTGAAGCTACCAAAAAGAAGGCTTCTTTTAGATTCGCTGTTATTGAAGGTGACATTGCTACGTCGAGAGATGCCGAACGCTTGGCAAAATTAGAAGTACCAGCTATTCAGATCAATACCCATGGCGGGTGTCATCTTGAAGCGAATTTGGTTAGTGAAGCATTTAAAGAGCTTCCTCTTGATAATCTTGACGTTATTTTTATAGAGAATGTGGGAAACCTTGTTTGTCCGGCAGAGTTTGATATAGGAGAAGACATGAAAGTGGCGGTGAGCAGTCTTCCTGAGGGTGCTGATAAACCCCTTAAATATCCTCATCTTTTTTCTGAAGCAAAGGCAGTGCTTCTGACGAAGATGGATTTGGTACCCTACATTCCTTTTGATATGGACTTATATAAAAATGATTTAAAGCATCTCAATCCTAATGTGAATTATATTGAGGTGGAAGCTTTGCAGGGTAAAGGGATAGATGAGTGGGTACGTTTAATCGAATCATGGATAAAGGAGAAACGTTCTGTATGA